One genomic segment of Aliarcobacter cibarius includes these proteins:
- a CDS encoding tetratricopeptide repeat protein gives MQKIIKAIIALALAFSFSNASMVEDGYVELEKGNVLEAANIFNIACQKGAFAGCYNLGLMYFQGEHIAKNYSKAYELFKKACDEGHNQACFNLAYMDERGLGTQKDLSKAIDIYSKACEDGNSSACFNLSSIYEKEQDNFKTIEFLTKSCNLDHAKACYNLAYKYYNEEGVELSPLKAVNLYQKSCDLGYSNACFNLGVAYLDGKFLAVNKSQAKNYFNKACLLNNEEGCKEYSKL, from the coding sequence ATGCAAAAAATTATCAAAGCTATAATTGCTTTAGCCCTTGCTTTCTCTTTTTCGAATGCTTCTATGGTTGAAGATGGTTATGTAGAACTTGAAAAAGGAAATGTTTTAGAAGCTGCAAATATTTTTAATATTGCTTGTCAAAAAGGAGCATTTGCTGGTTGTTATAATTTAGGTTTGATGTATTTTCAAGGTGAACATATTGCTAAGAATTATTCTAAAGCTTATGAATTATTTAAAAAAGCTTGTGACGAAGGACATAATCAGGCTTGTTTTAATCTTGCGTATATGGACGAGAGAGGGCTTGGAACTCAAAAAGATTTAAGTAAAGCTATTGATATTTATAGTAAAGCATGTGAGGATGGAAATTCTAGTGCTTGTTTTAATCTATCTTCAATTTATGAAAAAGAGCAAGACAATTTTAAAACGATAGAGTTTCTTACAAAATCTTGTAATCTTGACCATGCAAAAGCTTGTTACAATTTAGCATACAAATATTATAATGAAGAAGGTGTAGAATTATCACCATTAAAAGCAGTAAATTTATATCAAAAATCTTGTGATTTAGGTTATTCAAATGCTTGTTTTAATTTAGGAGTTGCTTATTTAGATGGTAAATTTCTTGCAGTAAATAAAAGTCAAGCAAAAAATTATTTTAATAAGGCTTGTTTATTAAATAATGAAGAAGGATGTAAAGAATATAGTAAACTCTAA
- a CDS encoding Gfo/Idh/MocA family protein produces the protein MMNIALVGFGYWGPNVARNINANPNLKLHTICDMIESNIEKAKSIYIETVNYDANYENILNNVNINAVAIATNTGTHYKLIKAALENNKHVYVEKPFTSTIEEALELEALAKEKNLIIHIDHIMIFHPAIKKIKEIISNGELGDILYIDATRTSLGQIRKDVSSMWDLAVHDLSIIDYLMDGVFPKQIKSFGEKIYNPKESITFLTLKYDNFFAQIESNWISPIKDRKLTIVGTKKMLVYDDVKLSEKLVVYNKNVEVLKGDDIYSDDYCVKTNELDAYIPKIEVEDALFNSIEHFRLSVVNKTESFSNPVQAIRIQEILTMADNNMNK, from the coding sequence ATGATGAATATCGCCTTGGTGGGCTTTGGTTATTGGGGACCGAATGTCGCTAGAAATATAAATGCAAATCCAAATCTAAAGCTACACACAATTTGTGATATGATTGAAAGTAATATAGAAAAAGCAAAGTCTATTTATATAGAAACTGTAAATTATGATGCAAACTATGAAAATATTTTGAATAATGTAAATATAAATGCTGTTGCTATTGCTACAAACACAGGTACTCACTACAAATTAATTAAAGCTGCTTTAGAAAACAATAAACATGTATATGTTGAAAAACCTTTTACTTCTACAATTGAAGAGGCTCTAGAACTAGAGGCTTTAGCAAAAGAAAAAAATTTAATAATTCATATTGACCACATTATGATTTTTCATCCAGCAATTAAAAAAATAAAAGAGATAATTTCTAATGGCGAATTAGGAGATATCTTATACATTGATGCAACAAGAACAAGTCTTGGACAAATTAGAAAAGATGTTAGTTCAATGTGGGATTTAGCTGTACATGATTTATCTATAATTGATTACTTAATGGATGGAGTTTTTCCAAAGCAGATAAAATCTTTTGGAGAAAAAATTTATAATCCAAAAGAGAGTATTACATTTTTAACTTTGAAATATGATAACTTTTTTGCTCAAATAGAATCAAATTGGATTTCACCAATAAAAGATAGAAAATTAACTATTGTTGGTACAAAAAAGATGTTAGTTTATGATGATGTAAAATTATCTGAAAAATTAGTTGTATACAACAAAAATGTAGAGGTTTTAAAAGGAGATGATATTTATAGTGATGATTATTGTGTAAAAACAAATGAATTAGATGCATATATCCCTAAAATTGAAGTAGAAGATGCTTTATTTAATAGTATTGAACACTTTAGATTATCTGTTGTTAATAAAACAGAATCTTTCTCAAACCCTGTACAAGCTATTAGAATTCAAGAAATTCTAACAATGGCTGATAACAATATGAACAAATAA
- a CDS encoding DegT/DnrJ/EryC1/StrS family aminotransferase encodes MKIDFANLKIQHNLYKDEIENAILKVARDCNFIMGAQIDELERDLEKFTAAKHAISCSSGTDALLLAMMAIDIQPGDEIITTPFTFFATAETIAFLKAKPVFVDIDEKIYNIDPSKIEEKITSKTKAIIPVSLYGQPADIDEINQIAKKHNLKVIVDGAQSFGATYKGISDSALGDISCTSFFPAKPLGCYGDGGAVFTNDDKLADKIKSLRLHGQSIRYHHQYIGMGGRLDTIQAAVLNVKLKYYEKDLKLRQDVASKYTQALNAKNIETPFVKDDRTSAWAQYSIRVQNRDEVQTKLQNLGIPTAVHYPMPLHVQECFKYLNLKEGDFPISEKVSKEIMSLPMNPYVTDEEIEYIVGNL; translated from the coding sequence TTGAAAATAGACTTTGCAAATTTAAAAATTCAACATAACTTATATAAAGATGAAATAGAAAATGCTATTTTAAAAGTAGCAAGAGATTGTAATTTTATTATGGGTGCTCAAATAGATGAGCTTGAAAGAGATTTAGAGAAATTTACAGCTGCTAAACATGCAATATCATGTTCAAGTGGAACAGATGCTCTTTTACTTGCTATGATGGCTATAGATATTCAACCTGGTGATGAAATTATTACAACTCCTTTTACTTTCTTCGCAACAGCAGAAACAATAGCTTTTCTAAAAGCAAAACCAGTATTTGTTGATATTGATGAAAAAATATATAATATTGATCCAAGTAAAATTGAAGAAAAAATCACTTCTAAAACTAAAGCTATCATTCCAGTATCTCTATATGGGCAACCAGCTGATATAGATGAAATAAATCAAATAGCTAAAAAACATAACCTAAAAGTAATCGTTGATGGAGCTCAAAGCTTTGGAGCTACTTATAAAGGTATTAGTGATTCAGCTTTAGGTGATATCTCTTGTACTTCTTTCTTCCCTGCTAAACCGTTAGGTTGTTATGGTGATGGTGGAGCAGTGTTTACAAATGATGATAAACTTGCAGATAAAATAAAATCTCTTAGACTTCATGGTCAAAGTATAAGATATCATCATCAATATATTGGTATGGGTGGAAGATTAGATACTATTCAAGCAGCAGTTTTAAATGTAAAATTAAAATACTATGAAAAAGATTTAAAACTTAGACAAGATGTAGCTTCTAAATATACACAAGCTTTAAATGCAAAAAATATAGAAACTCCATTCGTTAAAGATGATAGAACATCGGCTTGGGCACAATACTCAATTAGAGTACAAAACAGAGATGAAGTTCAAACAAAACTACAAAATCTAGGAATTCCAACGGCAGTACATTATCCAATGCCTCTACATGTACAAGAATGTTTTAAATATTTAAATTTAAAAGAGGGTGATTTCCCAATTTCGGAAAAAGTATCAAAAGAGATAATGAGCTTACCAATGAATCCATATGTTACTGATGAAGAGATTGAATATATTGTAGGAAATCTTTAA
- a CDS encoding NnrS family protein codes for MTSWYKKFSSQPHQPFFTNGVIFFILFMLLLFFSYSNILILNSSLLTYHAYSLIFVVFIQFFLGFLFVVFPKFLMQSEIASKDYMNQFLLYFIGSIGIFLSIIFLPKLVIFFQILILFVQILSFNLLYSIHKKSILKDKNDTKWVLISFASGLVAHLLFLISQFDFSLSTLFSKIAINSGFYLFLFMIIFTISQRMIPFFTRVMAPEYNINKSSRLLDILFLLLILKVCVLSFENPKLNLIVDIPLFIFISKELIKWKLPVSQMPPIVWVLHIGLFWIPIAFLISIFEGVMVFVNPDFFFEKAVIHTLAVGYFVTVLIGFGTRVILGHSGRKIETNNFVVATFIAIQILTFLRIFTSISSNFDLNYLLFIDVTSLLLVIFLIIWSSKYIVILVENEKKVEKSSKWKA; via the coding sequence ATGACTTCTTGGTATAAAAAATTCTCATCCCAACCACATCAACCGTTTTTTACAAATGGAGTAATTTTCTTTATTTTGTTTATGTTGCTTCTTTTTTTTAGTTATTCAAATATTTTGATTTTAAATTCATCTCTTTTAACTTATCATGCATATAGTTTGATTTTTGTTGTTTTCATTCAATTTTTTCTTGGTTTTTTATTCGTTGTATTTCCTAAATTCTTGATGCAAAGTGAAATAGCTTCAAAAGATTATATGAATCAATTTCTTTTATATTTTATAGGAAGTATTGGAATTTTTCTTTCAATAATTTTTTTGCCAAAATTAGTTATATTTTTTCAAATTTTAATTCTTTTTGTACAAATCTTAAGTTTTAATCTTCTTTATTCAATTCATAAAAAAAGTATTTTAAAAGATAAAAATGATACAAAGTGGGTTTTAATATCTTTTGCTTCAGGGCTGGTTGCTCACTTATTGTTTTTGATTTCACAATTTGATTTTTCTTTATCTACTTTATTCTCTAAAATTGCTATAAATAGTGGTTTTTATCTATTTTTATTTATGATTATTTTTACTATTTCTCAAAGAATGATTCCCTTTTTTACTAGAGTAATGGCTCCTGAATATAATATAAATAAAAGTTCAAGACTACTAGATATTTTGTTTTTATTACTAATTTTAAAAGTATGTGTATTAAGTTTTGAAAATCCAAAACTAAATTTAATTGTGGATATTCCACTATTTATATTTATATCAAAAGAGTTAATAAAATGGAAACTTCCTGTTAGTCAAATGCCACCAATTGTTTGGGTACTGCATATAGGATTATTTTGGATTCCTATTGCATTTTTAATATCTATTTTTGAAGGTGTTATGGTATTTGTAAATCCTGATTTTTTCTTTGAAAAAGCAGTGATTCATACATTAGCTGTTGGCTATTTTGTTACAGTTTTAATTGGATTTGGTACTAGAGTTATTCTTGGTCACTCAGGAAGAAAGATAGAAACAAATAATTTTGTTGTAGCCACTTTTATAGCAATTCAAATATTGACTTTTTTGCGTATATTTACATCAATTAGCTCTAATTTTGATTTAAATTATTTATTGTTTATTGATGTTACCTCCCTTTTATTAGTAATATTTTTAATTATTTGGTCAAGTAAATATATAGTGATTTTAGTCGAAAATGAGAAAAAAGTAGAAAAAAGTTCGAAATGGAAAGCATGA
- a CDS encoding ATP-dependent helicase, translated as MPLSNLNQEQLNAATCKSGYNLIIASAGTGKTSTIVGRIAHLINSGIKPKEILLLTFTNKAAVEMINRVSKIFSKDIAKEIMAGTFHSVSFKLLKELDVNITLKQPNELKTLFKSIYEKRVFMDRNEEANPYDGGYLYDIYSLYLNSNNSEDFTSWIKEKSPAHESYTLIYEDVIDEFNSLKKEYGYVNFDDLLTTMLEVLKEKDFAFQEILVDEYQDTNPLQGRLLDAFRPKSLFCVGDYDQSIYAFNGSDIGIISTFAKRYKDANVFTLRKNYRSTKPILDLATKVIEFNERVYPKKLEVVRLENNHQPKLLVFNELFSQYEYISQLISKSSTPHNEIAIIYRNNSSADGIEANLREFSIPAKRKGGMSFFDSIEVKFLLDILVLQISTNDMMAFIHILEHGKGIGKAIAKDVFDALIKLGDGSLLNGFFHPNQSINNPYESRAKNQQLGLFDDFLELGSISKFKDCNFEEAFLANPILKHPKLTIDGAKYIYDIYLLFKQLRRTKNPENLLSMISSSMAYSKIKDMLSTKRATQKDGEINAIQKTKSLAKINRKAILLRNLARNFSDLSKFINSMILGGSELSEGDGVNLLSIHASKGLEFKEVYVIDLMDGRFPNRKLMSKGGSLEEERRLFYVAVTRAKDILYLSYAKYDKIKKLTFVASPFLTEAGMKTDDEPQQ; from the coding sequence ATGCCATTATCAAATTTAAATCAAGAACAACTTAATGCAGCAACTTGTAAAAGTGGTTATAACCTAATAATTGCGAGTGCAGGTACTGGAAAAACATCAACTATTGTAGGACGAATAGCTCATCTAATAAATAGTGGAATAAAGCCAAAAGAGATTTTACTTTTAACTTTTACTAATAAAGCAGCAGTTGAGATGATAAATAGGGTTTCAAAGATTTTTTCAAAAGATATAGCAAAAGAGATTATGGCTGGAACTTTTCACTCTGTTTCTTTCAAACTTTTAAAAGAATTAGATGTTAACATAACACTTAAACAACCAAATGAACTTAAAACACTTTTTAAATCTATATATGAAAAAAGAGTGTTTATGGATAGAAACGAGGAGGCAAATCCTTATGATGGTGGTTACTTATATGATATTTATTCTTTATATTTAAACTCAAATAATAGCGAAGATTTTACCTCTTGGATAAAAGAAAAAAGTCCTGCACATGAATCATATACATTAATTTATGAAGATGTTATTGATGAATTTAACTCTTTAAAAAAAGAGTATGGATACGTGAATTTTGATGATTTATTAACTACGATGCTAGAAGTTTTAAAAGAAAAAGATTTTGCATTCCAAGAAATACTTGTAGATGAATATCAAGATACAAATCCTTTACAAGGAAGACTTTTAGATGCTTTTAGACCAAAATCTCTTTTTTGTGTAGGAGATTATGATCAAAGTATTTATGCTTTCAATGGTTCTGATATTGGTATTATTTCTACTTTTGCAAAAAGATATAAAGACGCAAATGTATTTACCCTTAGAAAAAATTATCGTTCTACTAAACCTATTTTAGATTTAGCTACAAAAGTTATTGAGTTTAATGAAAGGGTTTATCCAAAAAAATTAGAAGTTGTAAGACTTGAAAATAATCATCAACCTAAACTTTTAGTATTTAATGAACTTTTTTCCCAGTATGAATATATTTCACAACTTATTTCAAAATCATCAACTCCTCACAATGAAATTGCAATAATTTATAGAAATAATTCGAGTGCAGATGGTATAGAAGCTAATTTAAGAGAGTTTTCTATTCCTGCAAAAAGAAAAGGTGGAATGAGTTTTTTTGACTCAATTGAAGTTAAATTTCTTCTTGATATTTTAGTTTTACAAATTTCTACTAATGATATGATGGCATTTATTCATATTCTTGAGCATGGAAAAGGTATAGGAAAAGCAATAGCTAAAGATGTTTTTGATGCACTAATAAAATTAGGAGATGGAAGTTTATTAAATGGATTTTTTCATCCAAATCAAAGTATAAACAACCCATATGAAAGTAGAGCAAAAAATCAACAACTTGGACTTTTTGATGATTTTTTAGAGCTTGGAAGTATCTCAAAATTTAAAGATTGTAATTTTGAAGAAGCCTTTTTAGCAAATCCTATTTTAAAACATCCAAAATTGACTATAGATGGTGCAAAATATATTTATGATATTTATCTGCTTTTTAAACAGTTAAGAAGAACAAAAAATCCAGAAAATTTGCTTTCAATGATAAGCTCATCTATGGCTTATTCAAAAATAAAAGATATGCTATCTACAAAAAGGGCAACACAAAAAGATGGTGAAATAAATGCTATTCAAAAGACAAAATCCTTAGCTAAAATAAATAGAAAAGCTATATTGCTACGTAATTTAGCTAGAAATTTTTCTGATTTATCTAAGTTTATAAACTCAATGATTTTAGGTGGTAGTGAGCTTAGTGAAGGTGATGGTGTAAATCTTTTATCAATCCATGCTAGTAAAGGTTTAGAGTTTAAAGAAGTTTACGTAATTGATTTAATGGATGGAAGATTTCCAAATAGAAAGCTTATGAGTAAAGGTGGAAGTCTAGAAGAAGAGAGACGATTATTTTATGTTGCAGTTACAAGAGCAAAAGATATTTTATATCTATCTTATGCAAAATATGACAAAATAAAAAAATTAACTTTTGTGGCAAGCCCATTTCTAACAGAAGCTGGGATGAAAACAGATGATGAACCACAACAGTAA
- a CDS encoding cation:proton antiporter, translating into MEKIVLIITICMIIMTAPILAKILKIPVVVVEIILGLICGYLGLIYADETLKLVAKFGFIYLMFLAGLEINFKLVKVIKATLAVNVILYFVLLYSIAGAVCWFFDLGLTYFVALPIFSLGMLMMLIKEYGKDEPWLNLALSIGVVGEVISILALTLFGGWTEFGLSSKFFTSILTIIAVVIVTILLLRFSYMIFWWFPEVKKYLIPDNEDDKHDQDIRFSISLLLILVSIMLILKIDVVLGAFTAGLFFKMFFNQKQELLHKIESFGFGFFAPIFFIYTGSTVKLDMITLDILQHAFFIMAAIISIRLVSSYLVFLNYLKPKQTTLFALSDSMPLTFMVAIAMLSYNYGLISQNEYFSFIIASMLDGLLLMILIRKLYKIFKLDIKPDSKIIKR; encoded by the coding sequence ATGGAAAAAATAGTTTTAATAATAACAATTTGTATGATAATTATGACTGCGCCAATTCTTGCTAAGATTTTAAAAATACCTGTAGTTGTTGTAGAAATAATTTTAGGTTTAATTTGTGGTTATTTGGGGCTAATTTATGCTGATGAGACTTTAAAACTTGTAGCTAAATTTGGATTTATATATCTTATGTTCCTAGCAGGGTTGGAGATAAATTTCAAGCTAGTTAAAGTTATTAAAGCAACTCTTGCAGTGAATGTTATTTTGTATTTTGTTCTGTTGTATAGTATTGCTGGAGCTGTTTGTTGGTTTTTTGATTTAGGTTTAACTTATTTTGTTGCTCTTCCTATCTTCTCTTTAGGTATGCTGATGATGCTAATAAAAGAGTACGGAAAAGATGAACCTTGGTTAAATTTAGCCTTATCTATTGGAGTTGTGGGTGAAGTTATTAGTATTTTGGCTTTAACTTTATTTGGGGGATGGACTGAATTTGGTTTAAGCAGTAAATTTTTCACATCAATATTAACAATTATTGCTGTTGTTATTGTTACTATTTTACTTCTTAGATTTTCATATATGATTTTTTGGTGGTTTCCAGAAGTTAAAAAATACCTTATACCAGATAATGAAGATGACAAGCATGATCAAGATATAAGATTTTCAATATCTTTACTTTTAATTTTAGTATCAATAATGCTTATTTTAAAAATAGATGTGGTTTTAGGTGCATTTACAGCAGGGTTGTTTTTTAAAATGTTCTTTAATCAAAAACAAGAATTGTTACATAAAATAGAGTCTTTTGGTTTTGGTTTTTTTGCTCCAATTTTCTTTATTTATACAGGTTCAACAGTAAAGCTTGATATGATAACACTTGATATACTGCAACATGCATTTTTCATTATGGCTGCAATTATTTCTATTAGATTGGTTAGTTCATATTTAGTATTTTTAAATTATCTAAAACCAAAACAAACTACACTTTTTGCTCTTAGTGATTCAATGCCTCTGACATTTATGGTTGCAATTGCAATGCTTTCATACAATTATGGATTAATTTCTCAAAATGAATATTTTTCATTTATAATTGCTAGTATGCTAGATGGATTATTATTGATGATACTAATTAGAAAATTATATAAAATTTTTAAACTAGATATAAAACCTGACTCAAAAATAATAAAAAGATAG
- the soxC gene encoding sulfite dehydrogenase gives MDSSKALKTTKDSSIVEATSRRDFFKKTAIYSAGALSAASVLSPVSLKADDKAIINDAPWGQKLGDVVNKNPYGMPSVYEHNNIRRTHDLLSSGDAYASISMCPIHESEGIITPNGLFFTRNHGGTAQIDPNEYRLMIHGKVKREVVLTLEDIKRYPSETRTYFIECPANGSPEWRAPQFNSLQFMKGMMSSAQWTGVMLKTILEDIGLEKDAVWMLAVGSDNASNPRTIPVEKALDDVMVVWGQNGEALRPEQGYPIRLVVPGWEGNLNTKWLNRLEFSDKPWHAKEETSKYTMLQKSGKAIRFFWVNEVNSVITKPCPEKPWTHLKKGDMVEIEGIAWSGHGTIKGVDISFDGGDNWVEAKLKGLVLPKSWTRFSYIYKWDGKPLLLSSRAYDDFGNIQPTIDEETAAVGVESVYHRNAIVTWEITAKGECNNVHIRKHKKA, from the coding sequence TTGGATAGTAGTAAAGCTTTGAAAACTACAAAAGATTCATCTATTGTAGAAGCTACAAGTAGAAGAGATTTTTTTAAAAAAACTGCTATTTACTCGGCTGGTGCTCTAAGTGCTGCATCTGTGTTATCACCTGTTTCTTTAAAAGCAGATGATAAAGCTATTATAAATGATGCACCTTGGGGGCAAAAGTTAGGTGATGTGGTAAACAAAAATCCTTACGGTATGCCATCAGTTTATGAACATAATAATATTAGAAGAACTCACGACCTATTATCTTCGGGAGATGCATATGCATCTATCTCAATGTGTCCAATTCATGAGTCTGAAGGAATAATAACTCCAAATGGTTTATTTTTTACAAGAAATCATGGAGGAACTGCACAAATTGACCCAAACGAATATAGGTTAATGATTCACGGTAAAGTTAAAAGAGAAGTTGTTTTAACTTTAGAAGATATAAAAAGATATCCAAGTGAAACAAGAACATATTTTATTGAGTGTCCTGCAAATGGAAGTCCTGAATGGAGAGCTCCTCAATTTAATAGTTTACAGTTTATGAAAGGAATGATGAGTTCTGCTCAATGGACTGGTGTAATGTTAAAAACAATATTAGAAGATATTGGATTAGAAAAAGATGCTGTTTGGATGTTAGCTGTTGGAAGTGATAATGCATCAAATCCAAGAACAATTCCAGTTGAAAAAGCTCTTGATGACGTTATGGTTGTTTGGGGACAAAATGGTGAAGCTTTAAGACCAGAACAAGGATATCCAATAAGACTTGTTGTTCCAGGATGGGAAGGAAATTTAAATACTAAATGGTTAAATAGACTTGAATTTAGTGATAAACCTTGGCATGCAAAAGAAGAAACTTCAAAATATACAATGCTTCAAAAATCAGGAAAAGCAATAAGATTTTTCTGGGTAAATGAAGTAAATTCTGTAATTACTAAACCATGTCCTGAAAAACCGTGGACACATCTTAAAAAAGGTGATATGGTAGAAATTGAAGGTATTGCTTGGAGTGGTCATGGAACTATAAAAGGTGTTGATATATCTTTTGATGGTGGTGATAACTGGGTTGAAGCGAAACTTAAAGGATTAGTTTTACCAAAATCTTGGACAAGATTTAGTTATATATACAAATGGGATGGAAAACCTTTATTATTATCAAGCCGAGCTTATGATGATTTTGGAAATATCCAACCAACAATTGATGAAGAAACTGCAGCAGTTGGAGTTGAATCTGTATATCACAGAAATGCAATTGTAACTTGGGAAATAACAGCAAAAGGAGAGTGTAATAATGTTCATATTAGAAAACATAAAAAAGCTTAA